The Candidatus Polarisedimenticolia bacterium genome has a window encoding:
- a CDS encoding site-2 protease family protein: MEPQMLLDGLFWFVAFLFSTTVHEAAHALAAKLGGDPTAYLGGQVSLSPAPHIRREPIGMLVVPLLTAATSGWAMGWASAPYDPYWADRYPKRAAWMAAAGPAGNFCLAIISWLLLRVGLASGYFVAPSMVNFNHLVVPAAGGSGTLAAFLGQALSVLLMENVILGTFNLIPLPPLDGSAAIGVFLPEKTAHSVHRLARSPQFSLVGLLVAWQVFPRFSGPLFSLVIRLLHPGVSYS; this comes from the coding sequence ATGGAACCGCAGATGCTCCTGGACGGCTTGTTCTGGTTCGTCGCCTTCCTCTTTTCCACCACCGTGCACGAAGCGGCGCACGCCCTGGCGGCGAAGCTCGGCGGGGACCCCACCGCCTACCTCGGGGGCCAGGTGTCCCTGTCTCCCGCCCCGCACATCCGCCGCGAGCCGATCGGCATGCTCGTGGTTCCGCTGCTCACGGCGGCGACCTCGGGCTGGGCCATGGGCTGGGCCAGCGCGCCGTACGATCCCTACTGGGCCGATCGCTATCCGAAGCGCGCCGCCTGGATGGCCGCTGCCGGGCCGGCGGGGAACTTCTGCCTCGCGATCATTTCATGGCTGCTCCTTCGAGTCGGGCTGGCAAGCGGCTACTTCGTCGCCCCGAGCATGGTCAACTTCAATCATCTGGTGGTCCCGGCAGCCGGCGGCTCCGGAACCCTCGCAGCATTTCTGGGGCAGGCCCTGTCGGTGCTGCTGATGGAGAATGTGATCCTCGGGACTTTCAACCTCATCCCGCTGCCGCCGCTCGACGGCTCGGCGGCCATCGGGGTCTTCCTACCCGAGAAGACCGCCCACTCGGTGCACCGCCTGGCGCGCTCGCCGCAGTTTTCCCTGGTCGGGCTGCTGGTGGCCTGGCAGGTCTTTCCGCGGTTCAGCGGGCCTCTCTTTTCCCTGGTCATCCGCCTGCTCCACCCGGGGGTCTCCTACTCTTGA
- a CDS encoding glutathione S-transferase family protein — MIRLYTVLNSSNTERVALALAHKGLTANEIVVPNEDRSEVRKVSGQDLVPVLVDGSKIVFDSMEIVRYLEESYPERPHLYPEDPARRAECLIFIDWFNRVWKRPPNEIADELRKPPAAVNRERVERLGAAMQGYLDLFEQMLWGREHLMGEYGAADMAAFPFLKYAVIPPPGDYLFHRVLKENQEPGQTHPRLVEWIARVDRRPRA, encoded by the coding sequence GTGATCCGCCTCTATACGGTCCTGAATTCATCCAACACCGAAAGGGTGGCCCTGGCCCTCGCCCACAAGGGGCTGACGGCGAACGAGATCGTCGTCCCGAACGAGGACCGCAGTGAGGTGCGCAAAGTGAGCGGCCAGGACCTGGTCCCGGTCCTGGTGGACGGCAGCAAGATCGTTTTCGATTCGATGGAGATCGTCCGCTACCTCGAGGAGAGCTATCCCGAGCGGCCGCACCTCTACCCCGAGGACCCGGCGCGCCGAGCGGAGTGCCTGATTTTCATCGACTGGTTCAACCGCGTCTGGAAGCGGCCGCCGAACGAGATCGCCGACGAGCTGCGCAAGCCCCCCGCTGCAGTGAACCGTGAGCGGGTCGAGCGGCTGGGTGCCGCCATGCAGGGCTATCTCGACCTGTTCGAGCAGATGCTGTGGGGACGTGAACACCTGATGGGCGAGTATGGGGCGGCCGACATGGCCGCCTTCCCGTTCCTGAAGTATGCCGTCATCCCGCCGCCCGGCGACTACCTCTTCCATCGCGTGCTGAAAGAGAACCAGGAGCCGGGCCAGACGCACCCGCGGCTGGTCGAATGGATCGCCCGCGTCGATCGGCGGCCCCGCGCCTGA
- a CDS encoding GNAT family N-acetyltransferase, with protein sequence MFIRAARLEDARSLADLATQLSYPSTPEQIVARLDRVLGYEEHAVLVAEDDEKGVVGWAHVYVHRGIEMDGRAELAGLVVDEQHRGTGIGETLMQAVEAWALEHGCASVGLRSNVIRERAHAFYRRLGYKQVKTQHAFRKEL encoded by the coding sequence GTGTTCATCCGCGCGGCCCGCCTCGAAGATGCGCGGTCTCTCGCCGATCTGGCGACGCAGCTGAGCTATCCCTCGACCCCGGAGCAAATCGTCGCGCGACTCGATCGAGTGCTTGGGTATGAGGAGCACGCCGTCCTCGTGGCTGAGGACGACGAGAAGGGGGTGGTCGGGTGGGCCCATGTCTATGTCCATCGCGGCATCGAGATGGATGGGCGCGCCGAGCTGGCCGGCCTGGTCGTCGACGAGCAGCATCGCGGCACGGGCATCGGGGAGACGCTGATGCAGGCGGTGGAAGCCTGGGCGCTCGAGCACGGCTGCGCCTCGGTCGGGCTGCGCTCCAATGTCATCCGCGAGCGGGCCCACGCCTTCTACCGCCGCCTGGGCTACAAGCAGGTCAAGACGCAGCACGCCTTCCGGAAGGAATTGTAG
- a CDS encoding formate--tetrahydrofolate ligase, with protein MPKEQPADYVIATQALKKMRPIEEIARAMGLPTGSADFFSYNGRYAKVSHRLAAERQGENRNGKVILVTGMNPTPAGSGKTLTTITLTDGLNLLFKRRSQARRASFVLREPSMGPTLSVKGGACGGGYSQVLPMEEINLHFTGDIAAVTETHNLLWCMLMAYLSTPGERKRIALDSIEWPRAVDLCDRSLRQVVLAPEGRIREGKPTLRGGSVITAASELMAVLGLASDMEDLGTRLGRIRVARYEDGTPVTAASLGVVGAMQALLKQAINPNFVQTIAGSGGFIHTGPFANIAHGNSSLVALALARKHADFVVTEGGFGADLGAQKFFDVVCRLTKVRPGAAVLVFSTRDLKYHGGAKPVGAEGSPGQKWRFAPDREACLRGMENLKIHAENLKAYGVRVVAAMNRFAIDEEDEVRFCLKAIQERLGIPAVVQTGHSDGAEGGLELAEAVVREAEASGNGESFKMLYPDDAPLKEKIEAVARTIYRAEGVEYAPEAASALERIEAEYSSRLNVVLSKTQFSLSDNKDMLGVPPPRKVKVTGVLYRGGAGWVTVLLGDVLLMPGTNYDTCAARRLNLKADPEVFGGFIVENLQ; from the coding sequence ATGCCGAAAGAACAGCCGGCCGATTACGTCATCGCGACGCAGGCTCTCAAGAAGATGCGTCCCATCGAGGAAATCGCGCGCGCCATGGGCCTGCCGACCGGGTCCGCCGATTTCTTCTCCTACAATGGGCGTTACGCCAAGGTGTCCCACCGTCTCGCTGCCGAGCGCCAGGGCGAGAACCGCAACGGCAAGGTGATCCTGGTCACCGGGATGAACCCCACGCCGGCGGGCAGCGGCAAGACGCTCACCACCATCACCCTGACCGACGGATTGAACCTGCTCTTCAAGAGGCGCTCCCAGGCGCGCCGCGCCAGCTTCGTGCTGCGCGAGCCGAGCATGGGGCCGACGCTGTCGGTCAAAGGAGGGGCCTGTGGCGGCGGCTACAGCCAGGTCCTGCCGATGGAGGAGATCAACCTGCACTTCACCGGCGACATCGCCGCCGTGACCGAGACTCACAATCTCCTCTGGTGCATGCTCATGGCGTACCTTTCCACGCCGGGAGAGCGCAAGCGCATCGCGCTGGACAGCATCGAGTGGCCGCGTGCCGTGGACCTGTGCGACCGCAGCCTGCGGCAGGTGGTCCTCGCGCCGGAGGGGCGCATCCGGGAAGGGAAGCCGACGCTGCGGGGCGGCTCGGTGATCACCGCCGCCAGCGAGCTGATGGCGGTTCTGGGGCTGGCGAGCGACATGGAGGATTTGGGGACGCGCCTGGGGCGCATCCGCGTGGCGCGCTACGAGGACGGCACGCCGGTGACGGCCGCGAGCCTGGGGGTGGTGGGTGCGATGCAGGCGCTGCTGAAGCAGGCGATCAACCCCAACTTCGTGCAGACCATCGCCGGGAGCGGCGGGTTCATCCACACCGGCCCCTTCGCCAACATCGCGCACGGTAACAGCAGCCTGGTGGCCCTGGCGCTGGCCCGGAAGCACGCCGATTTCGTGGTGACCGAGGGGGGCTTCGGGGCCGATCTCGGGGCGCAGAAGTTCTTCGACGTGGTCTGCCGACTGACAAAGGTGCGTCCCGGCGCCGCCGTCCTGGTCTTCTCGACCCGCGACCTCAAGTATCACGGAGGCGCCAAACCGGTCGGCGCGGAGGGCTCGCCGGGCCAGAAGTGGCGCTTCGCCCCCGATCGCGAGGCCTGCCTGCGCGGCATGGAGAACCTCAAGATCCACGCCGAGAACCTGAAGGCCTACGGCGTGAGGGTGGTGGCGGCGATGAACCGCTTCGCCATCGATGAGGAAGATGAGGTACGCTTCTGCCTGAAAGCGATCCAGGAGCGCCTCGGAATCCCCGCGGTGGTCCAGACCGGCCATTCCGACGGGGCGGAAGGGGGACTCGAGCTGGCCGAGGCGGTGGTCCGCGAAGCCGAGGCCTCCGGGAACGGCGAGTCGTTCAAGATGCTCTATCCCGACGACGCCCCGCTCAAGGAGAAGATCGAGGCGGTGGCCCGGACGATCTACCGGGCCGAAGGGGTGGAATACGCTCCCGAGGCGGCCAGCGCCCTGGAGCGGATCGAAGCCGAGTATTCCTCCCGGCTCAACGTCGTGCTCAGCAAGACGCAATTCAGCCTGTCCGACAACAAAGACATGCTCGGCGTGCCGCCGCCCCGCAAGGTGAAGGTGACGGGGGTCCTCTACCGCGGCGGCGCCGGCTGGGTCACGGTGCTGCTCGGCGATGTGTTGCTGATGCCCGGGACGAACTACGACACCTGCGCGGCGCGCCGCCTGAATCTGAAGGCCGATCCCGAGGTCTTCGGCGGGTTCATCGTGGAGAATCTGCAGTAG